DNA from Acidobacteriota bacterium:
CGTTGGCAGTCGCTGATCGTCGTCGACCGATTGACGAGCACCATCATGCGCGGGGCCTACCGCAACAACCCCGATCCGATGCAGATCGTCAGCGGTCGACATGTGGGCCGACCGCGTACCGTTCACTACGAAGCGCCGCCTGCCGTTCAGGTGCCCGCCGAGATGGAGCGTTTCCTGGACTGGTACAACGGCGACAGTGGAGAGCTCGCCGGACCGGTCCGCGCCGCCGTTGCGCACGTCTGGTTCGAGAAGATCCATCCGTTCGACGACGGCAACGGGCGGGTGGGCCGCGCGATCTCGGATCACGCGCTTTCACAGTCCCTTGGCCGACCTACGCTCGCGTGTCTGGCGACCGCCATTGGTGCAAGCCGGGACGGCTACTACGATGCGCTCGAAGCGGTCGGCCGGGGCAACCTCGACCTCGGCAGCTTCCTTGACTACTTCACTGCCGCCATCGTCCACGCACAGGAGATCGCCCTGGCCGAAGTGGCGTTCGTTCTGGACAAGACCCGGTTCCACGACCGCTACGGCGACCGGTTGAATGAGCGTCAGCGCAAGGTCATCGCCAGGGTCTTCGCCCAGGGGCGGACCGGATTCGCGGGCGGGCTGTCCGCCAGGAACTACGTATCGATAGCCAAGTGCTCGCCGGCGACCGCCACCCGTGATCTGGCCGCCCTACGCGACATGGGCGCGGTCGCTTCTTCCGGCCGGGGACGCGCACTTCGTTACGAGATCTCGTGCCCTGGACCGACTTCCGGCTGGTCTGAGTCGGCCACGAACTGGACGGCTGGCGCGCAGGGTTCCGGTTGACGGTGCACTAGCCGATCGCGTCCACAACGGAGCGGGCGCGGGTCCGCCAGGGGCTATTCTCAAGCCATGGAACCTGCCGCGCAGGCTCTCCTCGTCGGTCCGACCGGGAAGCTGATGGCCGAGATCGTCGAACCCCAGTTGGGGCGGCAGGCGGTGGGGGCCGATCCGAGAGTGGTCGCCCTGCTCAGGATGACGATTGACGACGTGGCCAAGGAAGTCGGCCTGACCCACCTGCTCAAGGGCAACGTGATCGTCATCGTGACGACGGGGACCGTGGACGCTCAAGCGCGTCGCTACGCCAACAGGGTCATGGCCGACTCCAACCTGGCGATCGTCCTGATCGACGGACGGGACCTGAAGACCATCGCCAGCAGACCGACCCGCATCGTCGACATCTTCGAGCGAGATCGCGAAACTGGGGCTCAGACACTCGTCGATCAGGAACTTCAACGCGAAGCGGACAGATCGTCCATGGCGGCCTCTCCCGTCATGGTCGGCTCGCGGGCGCGCCAGACAGGCGCCCGGCGGGGTCGTCCGCGCCGGGGATAGGCCCGCGCATAGATGGCCGCTAGCTCGATCTTCCTCTTCGTGAGCCGCGGAAACTCTTCGTGAATGGCTCGGGCACTGTCGCCGTTGGCCAGCATGTCGGCGATGTCGTGAACCGGAATGCGGGTCCCCTTGAAACAAGGTGCCCCTGACAACACGGCCTCATCGCACTCGACCGCATCGCGAGCGCTCGAAAGCACGGAGAGGCCTCTGCGCACCTCGCTCTTCATCGCGGCTCCTCCCGTTATCTTCCCCAGCACCGCAAAGAAGATCAATAGCTGGAGATGCCGATCTCCTTCTCGGTGATGAACTCGAGCAGCGCCGGCGTCCCGGACTCGGTCGCCGCGATGCCGCGGCGGATCGCGGGCACGATCTCCGCCGCGTCGGTGACCCGTTCGCCGTAGCCGCCGAAGGCCTTCGCCATGTCGGCGTAGTGGCCGGAGATGTCCGTGCTGCGGTACTTCTCGGTTGCCACCTGCATGATCGGCAGTTCGATCGCCATCGAGAAGTTGTTGAACAGGATCGAGAGGATCGGCAGGCGTTCGCGCACCGCGGTCTCGAAGTCCATGCCGGTGAAGCCGATCGCGGCGTCGCCCCAGACGTTGATGCAGAGCTTGTCGGGCTGGGCCAGCTTGGCGCCCATCGCCAGGCCGAGGCCGTAGCCGAGCTGGGTCGTCTTTCCCCAGCCGATGTAGGAGAGCGGCGTCGTGCTGCGCCAGAACGGTGAGATCTGGTCCCGCGGCGAGCCGGCGTCGTGGGTGATGATCACGTTGTCGCGGTCGACCGTGTGCATCAGGTCCCAGAGCACCCGGTAGGGCGACAACGGCGCCGAGTCGGAAGTCAGCTTCGGCATCCACTCGTCGAGCCAGCCGGAGCGGATCCGCTCGATCTCGGCCGGCACGGAGTCGGCCCGCGAGGCCGCGTGCGGCAGCGAGCGGCCCTCCAGCTCGGCGATCAGGGCCGCCAGCGTCAGCTTCGCGTCGCCCGCCACCACGCAGTCCGAGGCGACGTTCTTGTTCAGGTCGACCGGATCGAGCGTGGCGTGGACGTACTTCGCCTGCGGGTACTTGCCGAAGTAGAGGCCGAACGCGGTGGTCGTGAAGCTGCAGCCGATGCCGAAGATCACGTCGGCCGCGCCCAGGAATTCGTGGACCGTCTTGGGCACCGCGCGGCCGCCCGAGCCGAGCGCAAGCGGATGGTCCTCGTTGAAGGCGCTCTTGCCGCCGAGGCTGGTCGTCACCGGCGCGTTCAGGAGTTCGGCCAGGCGCTGCAGCTCGTACCAGGCCTCGGCGTAGTGGACGCCCTGTCCCGCGTAGATCACCGGCCGCTCCGCCGCCGCCAGCATTTCCGCCGCGCGGCTCACCAGGTCCGGATCGGGACCCACGCGCACGGTGCCGCTCGGCCGGGGACCGAGGTCGTCCGGCACGTCCTCGCCGAACACGTCCGCCGGCACCTCGACCATCACCGGTCCCGGTCGGCCCGAGCGGAGCTGGGTGAAGGCGCGGCGCATCACTTCGGGCAGCGCCCTGCCCATGCTGAGCGGCTCGCACCACTTCGTCACGTGCTGGAAGTTGGCCACCGCGTTGAAGTTCGGCGCCACGTGCATCGCCCGGCGGCTGTAACCCATCGGCATGACGAGGATGGGCGCCGACTCGCCGTAGGCCTGGGCCACGCCGCCGAAGGCGTTCTCGGTGCCCGGCCCGCTCTGCATCGTGAAGACGCCGAGCTGCCGGCCGGAGCTCAGCCGGCTGACGGCGTCGGCCATGTGCAGGCCGATCCGCTCCTGGCGGACGATCACGGTGCGGATGTCGGCCACCGCCGCGGCCTCGATAATCGGGTTGACCGGGTAGGCGAGGATGAACTCCACGCCCTCCCGCTTGAGGTACTCGGCGACGCCCTGGGCTACCTTCACGCTGGAACTCCTGTTGTCAACGGGCGGCTACGATACCCGGAACCAGGAACGTTCCAGAAGCTGGAGGACACAAGAGATGGAAGACACCGCGAAGAGGATCAGCCAGATGACGATTGCAGCGGTCCTGCTGGCGCTCGGCGCGGCCTTCGCCGTCACCCCGAACGCGCCAACCCTTTCCGGGCCCATCGCGGGCGGGGAACGCGGCACGCCGTTCGCCGCCGTGAACGTGGCGGATCGCGGCTATCTGACCGAGGAGTACTTCCTCGAGGGCGAGGCGACCGCGTACGAGCTCGCCTCTGGCGCTCAGGGAGCGGACGGCCAGTGGAGGACCCGGGCGTCCACCGACAAGGCCGATTTCAAGACACGCCTGCTGGTGGTCCGGCCGCAAGACGCGTCGGCATTCAACGGCACGGTCATCGTCTTCTGGCTGAACGTCACCGCCGGCTTCGAACTGGGTTCCGCCAGTGACGAGGCCCTGCGCGGCTATGCCTGGGTGGGCGTATCCGCGCAAAAGGTCGGTGTCCACGGCTTCCCCCAGAATCCCGGCGGACTCAAGGCGTGGGACCCGAAACGCTACGGCTCGCTCGAGCATCCCGGGGACGCCTACTCCTACGACATCTTCACCCAGGTCGCGAGAGCCATCGGTCCGGAGCGCGACCGGCAAGGCCTGGACCCGATGGGCGGCCTCGAGGTCGAGCGCCTGATCGCCGCCGGCGCTTCCCAGTCGGCCGCGCGGTTGCGCACGTACATCAACGGCGTCCACCCGCTGACCGAGATGTTCGATGGCTACCTGCCGTTCATCGACTTCGGCGGCGTGGTGCCGTTCGCGTCCGAGCGTGGCGGCGGACGGCGGGGACGCAGTCTCGCGTCGATCCGATCCGACCTGGACGTCCCGGTGATCGTCGTGAACTCGGAAACCGAGTTGACCAGCTACCACCCCATCCGCGAGGCGGACTCGGCCCGCTTCCGTCTCTGGGAGGTGCCGGGGACGTCGCACGTATCCGCGGCGCGACCGAAGGAACGCACGGTCGAAGGCTCCAACTGGCTGTCCTACACGCCGGTGTACCAGGCCGCGATCAGGCATCTGCACCGCTGGATCAGGGACGGTGTCGAACCACCGACCATGCCGCGCGTGGAGATGAAGGCCGGCGATCCGAATCCCGAGGTCGTCCGGGACGAACACGGCAACGGCAAGGGCGGCATTCGGCTGCCGGAGCTCGAGGCGCCGACCGCCTCGCACAGCGGATTCGGCACGCAGAGGGAGGGGACGCGGTTCGGCTTCCTGTACGGCACGGCGACCGATTTCGACAGCGAACAGCTAGCGGCCCTGTACCCGGACAGCAAGCACTATCTCGATGCCTGGAACGCGGCACTGGACCGTTCGATCGAGCAGGGCATGATCCTGCCCGAGGACGCGCCAGCGATGCGGCAGCGGACCGCGGCCTGGGCGGCGCGGCTGGATCAGAGGCCGTAGTAGCCGCGGTACCAATCGACGAAACGGGGGATGCCGACGGCGATCGCGGTCGTCGGCTCGTAGCCGAGGTACTCCCTGGCGCGCGTCAGGTCGGCTGACGTCCGCACGACGTCGCCCGGCTGCATCGGCAGGAACTCCTTGTCGGCCTCGCGACCGCAACTGCGTTCGATCTGCCGGATGAACTCCATCAGTTCCTCGGTGCGGCCGGCGGCGAGGTTGCAGACGAGGTCCTCGTGGTTGCGGTCGATCGCCGAGACGACGCCGGCGACGATGTCGTCGATGTAGGTGAAGTCCCGGTGCATCCGGCCGTGCCCGAAGACGTTGATCGGCTCCCCGCGGAGCAGGGCGCCGGTGAAGAGAAACAGGGCCATGTCGGGCCGGCCCCAGGGGCCGTAAACGGTGAAGAAGCGCAGACCGGTCACGCGCACGCCGTAGAGGTGGTGGTACACGGACGCCATCAGCTCGTTCATCTTCTTCGTCGCGCCGTAGAGCGAGCGCTGGGAAGACGTGCTGTCCGTTTCACTCAGCCGATCGCGCGTGCTGTCGCCGTAGACCGAGCTGCTCGAGGCGTAGATCAGGCCGCCGACCTCGTGGTCGCGGCACAGTTCGAGGACGTACGTGAAGGCCTGCACGTTGTCGCGCACGAACTGGTTCGGATGGTCGATCGAGTGCCGCACACCGGCCTGGGCCGCGAGGTGGCAGACCCTGGTCTCCGTGCCGGAGACGCCGCGGACGAGGTCGTCGAAGGCGTCCTGCAGGGCCTCCCGGTCGCCGACGTCGGCACGCACCAGGCGGAAGTTGGGTTGCTCCTCGAGGATCGCGTTGCGCCGCTCCTTGAGCTGGGGGTCGTAGTACGGATTGAAGTTGTCGTAGCCGATCACCTCGTCGCCACGCTCAAGCAGGGCCCTGGCCACGTTGAAGCCGATGAATCCGGCGCTGCCGGTCAGCAGGACCTTCACGAGACGCCTCCGGTCGGGGCACTCCGCCAGCGCTCAGCGAGCTGGGCCACGGGGTCGATCAACAGGTCCTCGACGGGGAGTTCGGCGAGCAGCCGGTCGTCGAAGTCGGGCGCTTTCCTGAGCACGTGGTCCCGGAGACCGTCGTATCGCTCGCGGTAGTCCGACAGCAGGCGCCGCATCGCGGGAGCTTCCGCCCGTTCCCGGAAGCGCACGTGGATCAGGACGAGGGCCGAGACTCCGCCGTCCGTGAACTCCGGCACGACGATGAAGACCCGTCCGTCGGTCCGCCCTCGGGCCGCCATCAGCCGGCCTTCGACCGCCACCGCGTACTTGGTGCCCTGGAGCAGCGGTTGCCGGACCGTCCGCGACTGGAGGTCGCGGCAGAGGCCGCCGGCGCGCAGGACCCGAATCGTGGCGTCGTCGCCAGGCGGCGGGCCGTCGCCGCCCGCCCGGAGCCGGTAGCGGACGTAGCCGAGAACCTGGTCGACGAAGGGGTCGAGCGCGTTCATCGTCCGCCGATCCTCGACCGAGATCGACTCCTCCGGTGAACCGGCCTGGTGGGTCGCCGCCGCCAGGGACATCCGGCCGAGAGTCTGGTCGTGCCGCGAGATGCCCACGGTGACCGTCTTCGCCTGGTGCTTGATCGTGTCGATGTGCCGGGTGAGGTCGTCGATCGCCGGAGTGAGAGCACCTCGCAACGCCCCCAGTGCGTTCTCTTCGCCGCCGTCGGCAGCGCCACGCAGCCCGTCGAGGGCCACCGCCAGCCGCACCGCCCTGCCGACGTGCAGGTTGCCGTCGTACCGGTCGCCGGCCAGGCCTTCGCCGACGGCGTCGATGTCGGCGCCGGCGACCTCGCGCAGTCGAGCCACCGGCCGCGCCTTGCCCCCGGCGACCACGTCGTCCACCGCCGTGCGAATCGCCCGCAGCGGCCTGGCGAGGTCGTCGATGGCGAGGGCCGCGTAGTAGCCGAACAGGTGACCGACGACTGTCGCCAGCACGAAGGACAGCTCGGGCGGCACCTCGGGCACTTCGATCGCCGCAGCCGCGGACGGGAACGCCGCGCCCTCGGAGGCGATGACGATCGGCGTCGCCCGGTGCGCGCGGTAGACGTCGATCTCCTTGCGCGTGTCAGCCGCCGTCGAGCCCTGGACTCCGGTCGCGCAGACCAGGATGAGGGGCTCGGACGACAGGTCGATGTGCTTCTTGTCTTCCGTGGCGTCGCAGGCGATCGCCTTGTAGCAGAGCTCGGAGAGCTTGATCCGGATCTCCTCCGCGGCGATCCGGTCAAGGCCGTTACCGACAACCGACCAGTCCCGCAATCGCGGCGCGTACTCCCTGGCGGCAGCGGCGATCGCGGGTCGCAGGGTCAGAGTGCGCTCCATCGCGCCGGGCAGGTTCCGCAGTTCCCGCAGAAGGCGGTCGGCGGCGGGGCGTTCGTCCGGCCCGCCCGCGACCTGGTCGGCGATTGCCACGGCGAGCAGCATCCCCGCTGCGATCTGGGAGTAGAAGGCCTTGGTGGACGCAACACTCATCTCGACGTCCCGCCCGTCCGAGGTGTAGAGCACACCGTCCGCCCGGTCCGCCAGATCCGAGTTGCGGCGGTTCACGATCGCGATCGCGCGGGCGCCCCGCCGCTGCGCCAGGTTGACCGTGCGCAGCGTGTCCGTCGTCGTGCCGGACTGGCTGACCGCGACGACCAGGGTGTCGCGCATGTCAGGCGCCAGGTGGAAGCCCGAGAGCTCGGTGGCCGGCATCGCGTCGACCCGGGGGCGGCTGAGGCCACGCTCGCGCAGACGTCCCTCGATCGCCACGGCGATGCCCTGACCGGCGACGGCCGCTGTGCCCTGACCGGTGACGACGATGCGCGCAACCGCCCCCTCCCGCAGGCCGCGCGCAACCACCTCCGGCAACGTCGGCTCACCGACCGAAACCCGCAGGCGCCCGGTCGCGTCCTCCCGCAGCTTGCCGCGCACCGTGTTGCGCACGGAACGCGGCGCCTCGCTGATCTCCTTGAGCAGGAAGTGAGGGAACTCGCCCCGGTCGATGTCGCGGGTCGTGATTTCGGCATGATCGAGCTCTTCCGGCACCAACGGCAGCGGCGAGCCTCCGGCCGAGTACCGCTCGATGCCCTCGAGTTCGCCGGCGCGATCGGCGTCGAGTACGGCGATCTGGCCCCAACCGGCGCCGGCGCGGTCCGGTTCCGCCTCGCCGTCCAGACGCAGCCAGGTCGAGCTCTCCTCGACCAGGCCGTAGGGTTCGCTGGCGACCACGAAGGCGTGATCGGCCAGCCCGACGTAGAGACCCTGGCCGCTGCCCTGGGTCGCCAGGTAGAGCCGTGACGGATCGTCCCAGGTGAGCGCACCGAGAGCGAGCGAACCCTCGAACGCGGCCACGGTCGCGCGGAAGGCGTCGAAGGCCGTGTCGCCGCCGGCCAGCCGGCGCGACATGAGAACCGGCATCACCTTCGCGTCCGTGGTGATGCGCGAGTCGAACTCCAGGCTCTCGAGCACCGTCAGGTCGGCGTGGTTGTCGATGTCGCCGTTGATCGCCGCGATCACCTGGGGCGGCCGCTCCGCGTCGTTCAGCGGATGCGCGTTCGCCTCGTTGATCCGGCCGACGCTGGCCCAGCGCGTGTGCCCGAGCACGGCCGCCTCGACGTCCGGGCTCCCGACCGCCGCCGCCAGCAACGGATCGGAGGCGACCGCGTCGCGCAGAAAACGGACGTTGTCGCCCAGTTCCCCGATCTCCTCCGCGCACTTGTAGACCAGGCCGATCCGTGCTCCACTCAACAGAACCGCGCGATGACCGAACAACGGATCCCCGGCGCGGCCGTCGAGTTCGGCACGGATCGCCGGATCGTCCGGGTCGACGCCGTGCCCGGAGAGCAGGAGGAACAGCCCGGCCGAGTCCCGGCCGCGGATCTCGAGCCGGTCGAGCGAGGAGAAGGCCTGCTGAACGGCGATCAGAACGTCGAGCCCGGCGTCGCTGACACCGGCCGGCACCAGTGCGTCCACTTCAACCGCGGTCCGTAGCCGGTCGCGGCGAATCGCCCACTCTGCGTCGGCCAACGCCGCCGCGGCCCGATTCACCGCCTCCAGGCCGGCATCGCCGAAGCGCGCAGCACCGGCATCGAGGCTGACTTGCAGCCGGCTCACCGCCGCGGAGCAGGGCGCCAGGGCATCGGCGATCGCGGCCCGCAGCGATTCGTCGCGCACGAGGGACCGAACAGCCGGGCGGGCCCGCAACCGCCGGTCCCAGTCGGCCAGTCCGGATGCCGCGGCCGAAAGGGACGAGGCCAGCTCCTGCGCCTCGGCGCGGCCGCTATCGCGAACCGCGGCCCCGGCGGCTCGGCCGGCGGCCGCGAGGCCCTCCAGCAGCTCGCGCGAGTCGATCGCCGGTCCGGGGTGGGGGCGCATCAGGATGCCGACGATCCCGCACATGGGTTCCCGAAGCTTAGCCCGGATCCCATCCAGCGACGCTAAGCTCGCACCCTCGGGAGATCCGACCGGAATGCAGGACACATCGACATTCCTCGCCGCGGTGGTCCAGATGGGCTCCACCTCGGACGAGCAGGCGAACTGGGAAGCCGCCCGGCACTGGATCGAGACAGCCGCGGACCGCGGAGCCACGTTCGTGTCCACGCCCGAGAACACGAACTACCTCGGGCCGCACAAGGAGAAAGTCGAGCTGGCCGAGCCGACCTCGGGCGCCACCTGCGCCCGCTTCGCCGGCCTGGCCCGGGACCGCGGCATCTACCTCCTGCTCGGCTCCTACAACGAGAAGGCGCCGGACGAGAGCGAGCGCTGCTACAACACGAGCGTCCTGTTCGACCCGCAGGGGGAGATCGTCGCCACCTACCGCAAGATCCACCTCTTCGACGTCGACGTCTCCCCGGAGGTCCGGTTCCTGGAGTCGAAGACGGCCGTACCCGGCGAGGACGTCGTGACGGTCGACACGCCGTTTGCGCGGCTCGGCCTCACGATCTGCTACGACATGCGCTTCCCCGAGCTCTACCTGAAGCTGGCCCGGAACGGCGCCGAGGTCCTGACCGTCCCTTCGGCCTTCACCCTGATGACCGGCAAGGATCACTGGTTCCCGCTGCTGCGGGCCCGGGCGATCGAAACCCAGTGCTACGTGCTGGCTGCGGCGCAGACCGGCCGCCACGACGACCGCGGGCTGCGCCACAGCTACGGCCACTCCGTGATCATCGACCCGTGGGGCCACGTCCTGGCCGATGCCGGCGACGGGCCCGGCATCGCGATCGCGGAGATCGACCGCAGCCGCGTCGCCGAGGTGCGGCGCTCGATGCCGGTCGCCTCGCACCGCAGGCTGCCGATCGGCTGAGCTCCGAGTCGGGCGATGGACATCTGGATCCTCATCGCGATCATCGTCTTCACGTTCCTGGCGTTCAGCTTCGAATGGCTACGGATCGACGCGGTCGCCCTCTCCAGCCTGGGGCTGCTGCTCCTGTTCGGACTGGTGACGCCCCAGGAGGCAATCCGCGGTTTCAGCAACGACGCCGTCATCACGGTGATGATGATGTTCATCCTGAGCTACGGGCTGACCCATACCGGTCTGATCGACCGCTTCGGCCAGAAGCTCGCGCAGATGTCCGGCCACACGCACTGGGCCGCCGCGATCACCCTGATCCTGGTCTGCGGAGTGCTCTCGGCCTTCATCAACAACACCGCCGCGCTGGCGATCCTGATGCCGGTCGCCATACAGATCGGGAAGCACTACGGCGTGTCGCCGTCGCGGATCCTGCTCCCTCTCTCCTACCTCTCGATCCTGGGCGGCACCTGCACCCTGATCGGCACGTCGACGAACCTGCTGGTCGCCTCCATATCGGCGGAGTACGGCTACGGAGCTTTCAGCATGTTCGAGTTCCTGGCGCTCGGACTGATCCTTCTGGTCGGCGGCTTCGCGTACATCGTCTTCGTGCCGATGCGCCGCCTCCCGGACCGCGCCGGCGCCTCCGACCTGACCACCAAGTACCGACTGTCCTCGTTCCTGACCGAGGTCCAGGTGCCGAAGGGGAGCTCGCTCGTCGGCAGCAACGTGGTCGACGCGCACATCAACGAACGTTTCCGCCTCACGGTGCTCGAGATCCTGCGCGGCGAGGAGCGGATCGCCGTCGAGCTCCGCTCCACGCCGATGCAGGGCGGCGACCTCCTGATCGTCGAAGGCCGGATGGACGACATCGTCAGCTTCCGCGACCACTACGGCCTGCGCCTTCGCACGGAGACGAAGATCGGCGACCGCGACCTCTCCGACAAGAACAACATCATGGCGGAGATCCAGCTCTCGCCGGTCTCCCGGGTCACCGGTTCGACCATTCGCGACCTTGACTTCCGCCGCCGCTTCGGCTGCTTCGTGCTGGCGCTCAACCGCACGGGCGACCCGATCCGCGAGAAGCTGGCCCACATCGTCCTCCACAACTGGGACACGCTGCTTGTCTTCGGCCCCCGTTCCCGGATCGAGGCCCTCTACGAGACGGAGGACTTCATCCCGTTGCAGCAGGACGTCAAGCTACGCCTCGTCACCCCGCGGCGCTGGTGGCTCGCCGTGGTGATCGTCCCGATCGTCGTCATCGTCGCGGCCACCGGCGTCACCTCGATCCTGAAGGCCTCGATCCTGGGCGCCGTGGCGCTGATCGCCTTCGGCGGCATCTCGGTGCAGCAGGCATACGAGGCGATCAACTGGACGGTCATCTTCCTGCTCGTCGGCACTCTGCCGCTGGGAATCGCGATGGAGAAGACCGGCCTCGCGGCAATGATCGGAGAGACGATCGCGAACGCCGGCGCCGACTACGGGCCCTGGGTGGTCATCGCGCTCATCTACGTAGCGACGGCCTTGCTCTCGGAGATCATCTCGAACAACTCGACCGCCGTGCTCATGGTGCCCATCGCCGGCACCGCCGCGGCGTCGATGGGACTCGACCCGAAGCCGTTCATGATGACCGTCGCCTTCGCCGCCTCCGCCAGCTTCCTGACCCCGATGGGCTACAAGACCAACGCCATGGTCTTCGGCCCCGGCGGCTACCGCTTCATGGACTACGTGAAGTTTGGTACACCGATCAAGATCCTCTGCTGCGTCCTGTCGGTGTGGCTGATTCCCGTGTTCTGGCCGCTGACCTAGGACCGCCTACCGCTGGCAGCGCGGGCAGTAGTACGTGCTGCGGTTGGAGATCACGATGCGGCGGATGCCCATCCCGCAGCCGGCCGGGCAAGCCTGCCCTTCCCGGTCGTACACGTCGAGCGAGACCTGGAAGTAGCCCGAGTTGCCTTCGCCGTCGGCGAAGTCGTTCAGCGTCGTCCCGCCCTGCTCGATTGCCTCGCCCAGCACCGCCCGCACCGCCGCGGCGAGAACGTCGAACCGTCGCCGGGCGATCCGCGCCACCGAACGGCGAGGATGAATGCGCGCCCGGTACAGCGCCTCGGAGGCGTAGATGTTGCCCACGCCGACGACGACCGAAGCGTCCATCAGGAAGCTCTTGACCGGGGCCGTCCGGCCGCGCGCGAGGCCGGCGATCCGGGCGCCGTCGAACCCGGGCGCCAGAGGTTCGACGCCGAGATGGCGAAAGTGCCGGTCCCGGTCCAGGCCCTCCGTCGAGGCAACGAAGGCGACGCCGAAACGACGCGGGTCACGGAAGCGCAGCCGGCGGCCGGAAGCGAGTTCGAAGCCCAGGTGCTCGTGGTCCGCGAGCGGTTCCATTCGATCGACCAGGGTCAGCCGGCCACTCATCCCGAGATGCACCACCAGGGTCTCGCCGCCGGAGGCGTCGATCCACAGGTACTTCGCGCGCCGGCGCAAACCGACGATCCTGCGGCCTTCCAGCCGGCGCAGCCGCCGTTCGCAGAGCGGCTCGCGCAGGGTCGGGAAGTGGACGCGGACCGCCTCGAAGCGATCGCCGACGAGCGGCTGTTTCAGGCTCCGCCGCAGGACCTCGACTTCGGGCAGCTCGGGCACGTCAGCGCCGGCTGCCCGGCGAGCCTCCCCCGGCAACCGCCAAGACCAGAGCCTCAAGCGCGGCGGTGCCTTCACCGCTGCCGCCCCGCAAGCGAATCTCCGCCTCGAGGACCTTCCAGGGAAGCTCACCCATCGCGGAGACGGCCTCCGGACCGCGGCGGGCCATGGCCGCCTTGTACATCTGGAAAAGGGGCCACGGGCCGGGCTTTCTCACCGCGCCCGGCCACTCCGCCATCAGTTTCGGCAACACTCGGGCCTTGAAGCCGTTGTAGTTCCCCGCCTCCGGCAGATTGTGAGCCATGGCGAGACCGTGGACAGCGGCCAACTGCTGACAGCGGCCGGCCAGCAGACTCAGGAACCGGAACCGCTCACCCTGTTCGTCTGCCGCGCTGTGGAGGTAGCGACGAAGTGCCGCCAACGCCGCGCCGGGCTTCCCGCTCTCCATCGCGTTGAAGACATCCCACACGTCCTGCTCGCCCCGGTCCACGACCGACTCTTCCACCGTGGCGAGGTCGATGCGGCTGGTGCCCTCCGGCACACCGGCGGCGATCTTTCGATACTCGGCCGCGAAGCGTGCCGCCGAGGCTTCATCCGCCGCCGAGGGGCCCCAGCCCTCCTTGCGCAACGTACGGCGCGCCAACTCCCGGGCCGCGACCGGTTCGATTCGCACGCCCGTCTCCCGCTCCAACTCGGCCACCACCGGGTCGAGGCCAGTCATCCTGCCACCGCGATCGAAAGCAAGTTGCTCGACCTCAAAAGCCGCGTTTCGTTCAAACAGACGGAGTACGAGAGGGTGCTTGCGATCCACGCTGCGTTCGGCGAACACCAGGGCGTGGCCTTCCGGCAGGCCGCCTTCCGCGGTCCGGTCGAGTTCCGCCAGGTTGCTTGTCGACCAACCGGTGAGATCTTCCGCTCGCGCAGCCTCCAGTAGTGCCGAGAGTCCCCGGAAAAGCTGGTCCCGTTCCTTCTTCGGCCGACCTCGGCGGCCGCCCTTTCGCTGTCCCTTGCCGCCCGCGAGAGCCGAGTCGGGCAGCGCGGCGATCGCCTCCTCGGCGGCGCCCG
Protein-coding regions in this window:
- a CDS encoding NAD-dependent epimerase/dehydratase family protein, with the translated sequence MKVLLTGSAGFIGFNVARALLERGDEVIGYDNFNPYYDPQLKERRNAILEEQPNFRLVRADVGDREALQDAFDDLVRGVSGTETRVCHLAAQAGVRHSIDHPNQFVRDNVQAFTYVLELCRDHEVGGLIYASSSSVYGDSTRDRLSETDSTSSQRSLYGATKKMNELMASVYHHLYGVRVTGLRFFTVYGPWGRPDMALFLFTGALLRGEPINVFGHGRMHRDFTYIDDIVAGVVSAIDRNHEDLVCNLAAGRTEELMEFIRQIERSCGREADKEFLPMQPGDVVRTSADLTRAREYLGYEPTTAIAVGIPRFVDWYRGYYGL
- a CDS encoding Fic family protein → MWIWQHPDWPNFVFDPAAFPERVEAFHRAAERLSGRVEALSNAYQTDAHIALMLSEVIATSAIEGERLDRDSVRSSLLRHFGEIVGAQHEDDRAAGATELILDVRRNWHRPLSHDTLGRWQSLIVVDRLTSTIMRGAYRNNPDPMQIVSGRHVGRPRTVHYEAPPAVQVPAEMERFLDWYNGDSGELAGPVRAAVAHVWFEKIHPFDDGNGRVGRAISDHALSQSLGRPTLACLATAIGASRDGYYDALEAVGRGNLDLGSFLDYFTAAIVHAQEIALAEVAFVLDKTRFHDRYGDRLNERQRKVIARVFAQGRTGFAGGLSARNYVSIAKCSPATATRDLAALRDMGAVASSGRGRALRYEISCPGPTSGWSESATNWTAGAQGSG
- a CDS encoding alpha/beta hydrolase domain-containing protein codes for the protein MTIAAVLLALGAAFAVTPNAPTLSGPIAGGERGTPFAAVNVADRGYLTEEYFLEGEATAYELASGAQGADGQWRTRASTDKADFKTRLLVVRPQDASAFNGTVIVFWLNVTAGFELGSASDEALRGYAWVGVSAQKVGVHGFPQNPGGLKAWDPKRYGSLEHPGDAYSYDIFTQVARAIGPERDRQGLDPMGGLEVERLIAAGASQSAARLRTYINGVHPLTEMFDGYLPFIDFGGVVPFASERGGGRRGRSLASIRSDLDVPVIVVNSETELTSYHPIREADSARFRLWEVPGTSHVSAARPKERTVEGSNWLSYTPVYQAAIRHLHRWIRDGVEPPTMPRVEMKAGDPNPEVVRDEHGNGKGGIRLPELEAPTASHSGFGTQREGTRFGFLYGTATDFDSEQLAALYPDSKHYLDAWNAALDRSIEQGMILPEDAPAMRQRTAAWAARLDQRP